CTAGCTATCAAAAGTTAGATTTTCATTTTTGCCGAACCCGTAGAGTTCTTCTAAAGCAAGGGTTTGAATCAAAGACCTTTccaattcagttttttttttttaaaaaaaagactgtTCATACTTCTTAGATCAGAAGgttcatcaaattttatttctcttgGTAATTACCAAGGAAGATACACACAATTAACTAGGCCAACTCCCACATGttagtatttattaattaactgttaaagataataaatataagaaaaaaaattatcaactccAATAAAAATGATCTGCTCGGATCTCTTATTCATGATAGCAATATTTGAGCATAAACACTAATAAAAACATACTTAGACATTCCTATTTTTTATCAAGCTGCTCCAACTCTTAGCAagacaaacacacacaaaaataaaaaagaagaagaagaagaagaagaattagtatttcaattatacaaactAAGAGAAGGAAAGATGTAGCTCCACTCTAGTTTAATTTGGACAGCTAcatttctttctaatttcacCGCGAGTTCCAGTACGGGGATCTATATCTCCCATCTTAACCATTGCTGCAGCAAAGTCAGAAAAGAAGATATCAGGATTATTACTGTAAGTTCTAACCAACGAATCAGTAGATTCACCACTGAACAGCACTTGATCAGAGTGGAGGAGACCCTTTTTGTGGATGAGgtttttgtaataattattgTCAAAGACATTAGGAGTTTGGAAATCTAGAGGTGCCAAATTGTCATCTCCTGTAGTGAGCGGGCACATCTTTTGCCTCATGGTAGCAAATGATTTGTCAATATTGGTCTCGTTGTATATTCGAGCTCTAAAAGTCTTGCACTTAGTTTGCCCAATTGTGTGGGATCCTGCCACCAAagtttaaaacaatttgaaattaataataataacaataacaacaacaataataataatgataagagGTATGTAATTGCGGTTGCACCATGTTTTTTACTAGCTTGTCATTAATTTTATAGCACTAGCACCGATTAATATTAAATCCttgactattataaaaaaaataaaatctcacaGCTTCTTTATAATAATGGTCAATTGCAATCGCAGGCTGCATAGATAGCATCAAAAAcatgattttcatatttttgctGTGATGCACTGCAATTTCTAACGATCTTTCAGTCTCTATCTatctatggaaaaaaaaaaattcactgttCTCGTGGGCATGTAAATGgatagagaaaaataataataatacctgATAAGGCAACCATGTCCGTAGCAGAGAGGCCTTTAGATTTAAATCGTTTGATGAGTTGGCTAACAGTTGAAGTGTCAGAAGGGAGGCTCTTACTGGCAGCATTCATGTTAGCTGTCTTTGAATCTCTCCGTCCAAGTTTTACCTTCCAATATGGACCTCCAAGCTGCATGGAATTAATTAACGGTATAGTTTTCATGAAAAGACAATcatcctaaaattaacaattactcTATGATTATGTGATatctaataacaaaaaaagagaacaaatgaGAAGAACTCTTTTGGTATTTACAGTACTATAAGTTATTTTGGTTTAGTGattggatttaattaatatggCAGTATTTAATTAGTATCGCagtattaaaaaaactgaagggTTATTGGGGGGAAAAGGGTACATGTGGAGAGAAAAATTagcttaaaaagatatttaattaagatGTATTAATGATGGGAGCAATTACTAAATGTAGTCGGGATTTGCAATTATCAGATTCGTAGTATGGAAGTTATCTGTGCGTAGATTGATATATATGGTCATAACTCTTAAGGTAAGTTTCAAATGATAATATAGAGAACAAATTTACGTACGGACAACTTAAGTAAGTAAAACAATTAGAAAGAGTTGATGACTTACAAGAACAGTGGAATCACGGGCAGCAATGACCACGATATCAGCACATGAAACTATACCTGGACAGACTTTCTCCAACTTAGACTTGATTTTGGCGACGACATTGTATCCCCTCACAGAATTATTATTTGGACCTGCACCTTGTTCTCCCTTGAAAGTGGCAGTGTCTTCCAGAAGTATAGACGCATCACAACCCTGTTGGGAATGTCatgtaataaatattcatattaatgtTCAAAAGATACACCTAAAACACACCTCTCAAAAATTGATTTAGaatcttaatatatatgttcGTTCCCCTTTCACATTCAAGTGAGAGTGAGACTTATCTATATAACCAAAATGAGACAAGGATGGAACagttaaacaaatattattgtCAATGTATGTATAATCTAGCTAgagaattcttttatttttgttgtcatgATCTCTTTATCAGTAGTCTAGTCCCTTTCAAGATATAatagtgaatatatatatatatatatatatattgttatcttccagaatactaattaaacattaattactgatagataatataatataaatatttgaaatttttactcaagaaataataaacataatattaatataaaaaacttaaccCCTAAATACTCCTAATTATCATCCCTGTATAAAAATCGGAGGGAGGTTAGCACGCATGGGGCAAGCGAAGAGGAAAGTGTATTCTGAAAGAGAGTTTGTACGTGTGTGCGTTTTACTAAACAACCAAGTTAAAATTAATCTAAGCAGAGTTAAACGGAGGAAAAGAGAATTACTTTGACAAAACAATCATGAAAGAACAAACGAACAAGAGAAGCACCCATCCGGCGTTCTTTCGCTATTGCAGATTGAACAACAGATTTCACTGTTCCGAAGAGTTGTGGGCAACTTTTATCATAAAAGTCTGTAGAGAGGTGAGCTGAGGAGCTACTTGTGTAGATCAAAAGCAAAGCTAATGTAACAGAGACCAtgtaagaagaaaaggaagtgcTAGAACTGCTAGTTCTAGccattttgcttctttcttttaatgaattaagGAAAGCTAGGAGTGTCTTGAGTACAAGATTGTAGGAAATATCAAGGTATATATGGGGTTTAATGGAGGATTTTTCTTGACAAGAGCATGGCATGGCATGGCGATACCCACGTCAACAAGGAATTATTTAGGATGAAATAAAACCagacaaaatatcatcaattaaTATACCTAAATTGATTGATAACGATGAAAATATGGAACCATAAAACacgtatataattaattatgtgatTTGAACTAGTCTAATCAAATTTAAGGTTCATTAATTAACATTAcgaatttatcattttaatatatggtgTCCAGCTAACCTATGTCCTTGGGACATttgttaaaaatcataatttaatctccaaattatcaatttcattttcttttttagttataggatttgttattaacattttaaaatgttatcatAAGAAATAATAGTACCTATTTGATTTTCATAATCAATACCattaattttcattcaaataTTGTATTGGGACAATTGAATAAGAAATATCGTTTTCACTTTAAATTCTGacaaatttgagagaaaaagaagaaggagaagaagaataatCAACAGAGTCAGCTGTcacaggaaataaaaaataaattcgttGGATTAATTATTTGTCCCTTAATTACTTAGCAGACACTAGAATCTATTGTATGTTTTCATATAGAAGTCATGGAAATTTACCTTCGAAAACTCATAATTTactgaagatataaatcaagatgACATTAAGGTGGAAATCTCCTAGCAGTTGTTTTTCTGGTGGGCAATTaacaaaatcagaaaaattGTA
This window of the Populus trichocarpa isolate Nisqually-1 chromosome 13, P.trichocarpa_v4.1, whole genome shotgun sequence genome carries:
- the LOC7465173 gene encoding peroxidase 4, producing MPCSCQEKSSIKPHIYLDISYNLVLKTLLAFLNSLKERSKMARTSSSSTSFSSYMVSVTLALLLIYTSSSSAHLSTDFYDKSCPQLFGTVKSVVQSAIAKERRMGASLVRLFFHDCFVKGCDASILLEDTATFKGEQGAGPNNNSVRGYNVVAKIKSKLEKVCPGIVSCADIVVIAARDSTVLLGGPYWKVKLGRRDSKTANMNAASKSLPSDTSTVSQLIKRFKSKGLSATDMVALSGSHTIGQTKCKTFRARIYNETNIDKSFATMRQKMCPLTTGDDNLAPLDFQTPNVFDNNYYKNLIHKKGLLHSDQVLFSGESTDSLVRTYSNNPDIFFSDFAAAMVKMGDIDPRTGTRGEIRKKCSCPN